Part of the Flavobacterium okayamense genome, ATAGCTCTATTGTTGAGACGCTAAGAAACAATGAGTTTGTGGAAGAAATTCCTGTAAATGACTTCTTAGGTAATGATGAAACATTATCAAATTCGTCAACAACTCGTCGTGACTTCTTAAAATATGTTGGATTTAGTACTGCTGCTGCATCGTTAGCGGCGTGTGAAGGTCCAGTTGTAAAATCAATTCCTTATGTAGTTCAGCCGGAAGAAATTATTCCTGGTGTTGCAGATTATTATGCTACAACGATTGCTGATGGTTTTGATTTTGCTAACATTTTAATTAAAACAAGAGAAGGTCGTCCAATCAAAGTTGAAAATAACAATTTAGAAGGTGCAATTACTGGAGCTAATGCTAGAGTACATGCTTCTGTTCTTTCTCTTTATGATAATTTACGCTTAAAACAACCTAAGATAGCTGGTAAAGATGCAACTTGGGCTGAAGTTAATACAAAAGTTAAAGCGAGTTTACAAGACGCTGCTTCAAAAGGTGGAAATGTTGTTTTATTAACAGGAACAATGGCTAGTCCATCTACTGATGCTTTAATTTCTGAATTAAAATCTAAATATCCAACAGTAAAGCATGTTGTTTATGATGCAATTTCAGAAAGTAATGCGTTAGATGCTTTTGAAGCTGTTTACGGTGAAAGAGCTTTGTCTGGATATGATTTTTCTCAAGCTGATGTTATTGTGTCTGTTGGTGCTGATTTCTTAGGAGATTGGCAAGGTGGTGGATATGATGCGGGTTATGCTAAAGGACGTATTCCTAAAAATGGTAAAATGTCTAAGCATTTCCAATTTGAAGCTAATATGTCTTTGGCTGGAGCTAACGCTGATAAAAGAGTGCCTTTGACGGTTGCTCAACAAAAGCAAGCTCTTGCTGATTTATATAATGCAATTGTTGGAGGTTCTACTCCGAAAAATGCTGAAGTTGCAAAAGCGGCTAAACAATTAAAATCTGCAGGTAATAAAGGTGTTGTTGTAACAGGTTTAGATGATTTTGATGCTCAATTAGTTGCAATCGGAATTAATCAAGCGTTACAATCTGCTGCATTCAATCCTAATGGTGCTAAATTAACACGTAAGGGTGATGCAAAAGCAGTTGCTCAATTAGTCGCTGATATGAAAGCTGGTTCGGTTCATACATTAATTATGAATGGAGTTAATCCAGTTTACACTTTACCAAATTCAAAAGATTTTGCTGAAGGATTGAAAAAAGTAAAACTTTCTGTTGCTTTCTCAATGAAAGAAGATGAAACGGCAAGTTTAACTTCAATAGCTGCAGCAGCGCCTCATTATTTAGAGTCTTGGGGTGATGTTTCACTACAAAGAGGTCATTACAGTGTAATGCAACCTACAATCCGTCCTTTATTTGATACTAAACAATTCCAAGATGCATTATTGTCTTGGACAGATAATAGTTCAGAATATTTTGATTACTTAAAGAATTTTGCTTCAACTAAATTGGTTGGTAAGTCTTGGAATCAAGCTGTTCATGATGGTTTTGCTTCAACTGATACTTTTGCTTTAAACGCAAATCCAGTTGATCTA contains:
- a CDS encoding TAT-variant-translocated molybdopterin oxidoreductase; translation: MASNKKYWKSVEELNENSSIVETLRNNEFVEEIPVNDFLGNDETLSNSSTTRRDFLKYVGFSTAAASLAACEGPVVKSIPYVVQPEEIIPGVADYYATTIADGFDFANILIKTREGRPIKVENNNLEGAITGANARVHASVLSLYDNLRLKQPKIAGKDATWAEVNTKVKASLQDAASKGGNVVLLTGTMASPSTDALISELKSKYPTVKHVVYDAISESNALDAFEAVYGERALSGYDFSQADVIVSVGADFLGDWQGGGYDAGYAKGRIPKNGKMSKHFQFEANMSLAGANADKRVPLTVAQQKQALADLYNAIVGGSTPKNAEVAKAAKQLKSAGNKGVVVTGLDDFDAQLVAIGINQALQSAAFNPNGAKLTRKGDAKAVAQLVADMKAGSVHTLIMNGVNPVYTLPNSKDFAEGLKKVKLSVAFSMKEDETASLTSIAAAAPHYLESWGDVSLQRGHYSVMQPTIRPLFDTKQFQDALLSWTDNSSEYFDYLKNFASTKLVGKSWNQAVHDGFASTDTFALNANPVDLSSSVSKLANAKSNGLELVLYSKTGMGDGQQANNPWLQEFPDPITRVSWDNYVTVSKKDAEKLGLENWNVANGGLNGSYATLKVGKATLNNVPVVIQPGQAVGTVGLAFGYGKKAAMKQEMQVGVNAYALYNDLNANQSVAISNEEGEHEFACVQLQKTLMGRGDIIKETTLEIFNTKDAKEWNPIPVVSLDHKETPATEVDLWDSFDRSVAHHFNLSIDLNACTGCGACVIACHAENNVPVVGKSEVRRSRDMHWLRIDRYYSSQDTFGGDVELKDSTSGLMNSRETFIGMEDPNENPQVAFQPVMCQHCNHAPCETVCPVAATSHGREGQNHMAYNRCVGTRYCANNCPYKVRRFNWFLYNKNSEFDYHMNDDLGRMVLNPDVNVRSRGVMEKCSMCIQMTQATKLKAKREGRAVKDGEFQTACSAACTSGAMIFGDVNDKESKVAELADSERMYHLLEHIGTKPNVFYHVKVRNEK